In one Butyrivibrio proteoclasticus B316 genomic region, the following are encoded:
- a CDS encoding ACT domain-containing protein, translating into MQQDTGYYVIKRQAVPEVLLKVVEAKKLLESGKVKTAAEAASRLGISRSSFYKYKEDIYEFHDSLQGTTLTLTFQMNDEVGLLSYVLNLIAEFGANILTIHQSIPLNGVASLSITIQVLPTTRDIMEMISKMENVEGVHKVHITGRSATLS; encoded by the coding sequence ATGCAGCAGGACACAGGTTATTACGTTATAAAAAGACAGGCTGTTCCGGAAGTGCTTCTCAAGGTTGTGGAGGCCAAGAAGCTTCTTGAATCAGGTAAGGTCAAGACAGCTGCTGAGGCAGCAAGCAGGCTTGGCATCAGTCGCAGCTCTTTTTATAAGTATAAGGAAGATATATACGAATTTCACGACAGTCTGCAGGGGACTACACTGACGCTTACATTTCAGATGAATGATGAGGTTGGACTATTGTCCTACGTACTTAATCTTATTGCTGAATTTGGGGCTAATATTCTTACGATACATCAGTCAATTCCGCTTAACGGTGTAGCTTCACTTTCAATTACAATTCAGGTATTACCAACAACAAGAGATATTATGGAAATGATCTCCAAAATGGAGAATGTTGAGGGAGTTCACAAGGTTCATATTACAGGACGTAGTGCAACACTTTCATAA
- a CDS encoding ABC transporter substrate-binding protein: MKKKVLSVMMATAMSLSLLAGCGSSTPATTETPADTTATETPAAETKTEDTTAAAETPAASGDVTEISLYRCSFNVANPDSAQVQKVQDAINAYIADKIPVQIKLTDIGSGEYTEKANLALANNEINLLWTASWEGTIGTNDLYPAKAVYDLTDLLPGTPLYGSMAEGQWEAAKYDGKIYFVPVYKDNVEGYDFMFRKDVVDAHGWDITSVKKLADLEPMLADAKADGLKYPFLTQKTAMFYRWYIDSFDFFTADAGANFVAVDRKTDEVVDTILTPEYLEFAKLMADWAEKGYISEDDATKTTNDQTTQTQDWAVTWWTDIPVNDEANARYGQEVVMQPATSRWAHSTSALGSCYCVTANSTPEQAKACVDFLGLLYTDSTLADMYTFGIEGEDFTYDANHQVEQNSDKYNHSMWESANATIVTPLSNEPANKAELYDAFNGGANTSSAAGFRFDKSPVEAQYTACANIAGEYGFALENGGVASKDVESTIEAYQAALDGAGYQDVLAEFQNQYNAWKASK, encoded by the coding sequence ATGAAGAAAAAAGTATTATCAGTAATGATGGCAACAGCAATGTCACTTTCATTGCTCGCAGGCTGCGGAAGCTCAACTCCAGCAACAACAGAGACTCCTGCAGACACAACTGCTACAGAGACACCTGCAGCAGAGACAAAGACAGAGGACACTACAGCAGCTGCTGAGACACCTGCTGCAAGCGGAGACGTTACAGAGATCAGTCTTTACAGATGCTCATTTAATGTAGCTAACCCTGATTCAGCTCAGGTACAGAAGGTTCAGGATGCAATCAACGCTTACATCGCTGACAAGATTCCTGTACAGATCAAGCTTACAGATATCGGATCAGGTGAGTACACAGAAAAAGCTAACCTTGCACTTGCAAATAACGAGATCAACCTTCTTTGGACAGCTTCTTGGGAAGGCACAATTGGAACAAACGATCTTTATCCAGCTAAGGCTGTTTACGATCTTACAGATCTTCTTCCAGGCACACCTCTTTATGGCTCAATGGCTGAAGGACAGTGGGAAGCAGCAAAGTATGATGGCAAGATTTACTTCGTACCTGTATACAAGGACAATGTAGAAGGCTATGACTTCATGTTCCGTAAGGACGTTGTTGACGCTCATGGTTGGGACATCACATCAGTTAAGAAGCTTGCAGACCTCGAGCCAATGCTCGCAGATGCTAAGGCTGATGGACTTAAGTATCCTTTCCTTACACAGAAGACAGCTATGTTCTACAGATGGTACATCGACAGCTTCGATTTCTTCACAGCTGATGCTGGTGCAAACTTCGTAGCAGTTGATCGTAAGACAGATGAAGTTGTAGATACAATCCTTACACCTGAATACCTTGAGTTCGCTAAGCTTATGGCTGATTGGGCTGAAAAAGGCTATATTTCAGAGGATGACGCTACAAAGACAACTAACGACCAGACAACTCAGACACAGGATTGGGCTGTAACATGGTGGACAGATATCCCAGTTAACGACGAGGCTAACGCTCGTTATGGTCAGGAAGTTGTAATGCAGCCTGCAACAAGCAGATGGGCTCATTCAACATCAGCTCTTGGTTCTTGCTACTGCGTAACAGCAAACTCAACACCTGAGCAGGCTAAGGCTTGTGTAGATTTCCTTGGACTCCTTTACACAGATTCAACACTCGCTGATATGTATACATTCGGTATCGAGGGTGAGGACTTCACATACGATGCTAACCATCAGGTTGAGCAGAACTCAGACAAGTACAACCACTCAATGTGGGAGTCAGCTAACGCTACAATCGTTACACCACTTTCTAACGAGCCAGCTAACAAGGCAGAGCTCTATGATGCATTCAACGGTGGCGCTAACACATCATCAGCAGCTGGATTCAGATTCGACAAGTCTCCTGTAGAGGCTCAGTACACAGCTTGCGCTAACATAGCTGGTGAGTACGGATTCGCTCTTGAGAACGGTGGTGTAGCTTCTAAGGACGTTGAGTCTACAATCGAAGCTTATCAGGCAGCTCTTGACGGTGCTGGATATCAGGACGTTCTTGCTGAGTTCCAGAACCAGTACAACGCATGGAAGGCTTCTAAGTAA
- a CDS encoding carbohydrate ABC transporter permease, whose amino-acid sequence MAQLKRNNKLDIAPSREERVTVGQVILAIILIICTLFAFLPVELTFVAAFTDEKSIAVNGFRFWPKDWSLAGMSAVLKYGKQLAQSYLVTIFVTVAGTFMGLLFMSMFAYSISRKEFRLARFLSIYLLIPMLFNGGTLSGYIVFTSYYGLKDSLWLLILPLCVSTMNVIILRTYIANSIPGELMEAAKIDGAGEYRTFFQITLPLLKPSLAAVGFMMATAYWNDWQNALLYIDSDAKKPLQLLLINIQKSIEFLLNNANVPASARAAMGGTIPQYSSTMATVLVVIGPIMVVYPFFQKYFIKGLTVGSVKG is encoded by the coding sequence ATGGCTCAGTTAAAAAGAAATAACAAACTTGATATAGCTCCTTCAAGAGAGGAGAGAGTAACAGTAGGACAGGTCATACTTGCAATCATTCTTATCATTTGCACATTGTTTGCCTTCCTTCCTGTAGAACTTACTTTTGTAGCTGCGTTTACAGATGAAAAGAGTATCGCAGTAAACGGATTTAGATTCTGGCCCAAGGACTGGTCACTGGCTGGTATGTCAGCAGTCCTGAAATATGGTAAGCAGCTTGCTCAGTCTTACCTTGTAACTATTTTTGTTACAGTAGCCGGAACATTTATGGGACTTTTGTTCATGAGTATGTTTGCATACTCAATCAGCCGTAAGGAATTCAGACTTGCAAGATTCTTATCAATCTATCTGCTGATTCCTATGCTGTTCAATGGTGGAACACTTTCAGGATATATCGTATTCACAAGTTACTATGGATTAAAGGATAGCTTGTGGCTCCTGATTCTTCCACTTTGCGTATCTACTATGAACGTAATTATTCTTAGAACATATATAGCTAACAGTATTCCTGGAGAGCTTATGGAAGCTGCCAAGATCGACGGAGCTGGTGAGTACAGAACCTTCTTCCAGATCACACTTCCACTTCTTAAGCCTTCACTTGCAGCCGTAGGTTTCATGATGGCTACAGCATACTGGAATGACTGGCAGAATGCACTTCTTTATATTGATTCAGATGCCAAGAAGCCTTTGCAGCTCCTTCTGATCAATATCCAGAAGAGTATCGAGTTCCTTCTTAACAACGCAAACGTTCCTGCATCAGCAAGAGCAGCCATGGGTGGTACTATTCCACAGTATTCATCAACAATGGCAACAGTTCTGGTAGTTATCGGACCTATCATGGTTGTATATCCGTTCTTCCAGAAATACTTCATCAAGGGTCTTACTGTTGGATCAGTAAAAGGTTAA
- a CDS encoding ABC transporter permease, with product MNEFLKNTWKHRAHVVMALPVFLILFFIMYVPMAGLVMAFKNFNYVDGIWKSPWNGLDNFKFLLASKATFISITKNTILYYLLFTIVGTFLNVTLAIMIDKLVFKKMAKTMQTLMIIPVFISYAAVQFIVYAFISSDTGIINHMLGTSTRFYSAANLWPYILLVVKIWKDTGYGSVLYMSVLAGIDSELYEAADIDGANSWQKIFHITIPSLIPMITVMLLLSVGSVMHSDTGLFYQVTRNNGMLYSTTQVIDSYVLNAIFSSSNFGFVAATSFFQSIVGLLLMLFANTTVRRIAPENALF from the coding sequence ATGAATGAATTTTTAAAAAACACCTGGAAACACAGAGCTCATGTGGTTATGGCACTGCCTGTTTTCCTCATCTTGTTCTTTATCATGTACGTGCCTATGGCCGGCTTGGTAATGGCGTTTAAGAACTTCAACTATGTTGATGGTATTTGGAAGAGTCCATGGAACGGACTTGACAACTTCAAGTTCCTGCTTGCTTCCAAGGCAACATTCATTTCAATTACAAAGAATACAATTTTATATTATCTTTTGTTTACTATTGTTGGTACATTCCTCAATGTAACATTGGCAATCATGATTGATAAGCTGGTGTTCAAGAAAATGGCCAAGACAATGCAGACACTTATGATCATTCCGGTATTCATTTCTTATGCAGCCGTTCAGTTCATAGTATATGCATTCATCAGTTCTGACACAGGTATCATCAACCACATGCTTGGTACATCTACAAGATTTTACTCAGCTGCTAATCTTTGGCCATACATCCTGCTTGTAGTTAAGATCTGGAAGGATACAGGATACGGCTCAGTACTTTATATGTCAGTACTTGCCGGAATTGATTCCGAACTCTACGAGGCAGCAGATATCGATGGTGCTAACTCATGGCAGAAAATTTTCCACATTACTATTCCATCACTTATTCCAATGATAACAGTAATGCTCCTTCTTTCAGTTGGTTCAGTAATGCATTCTGATACAGGTCTTTTCTATCAGGTAACACGTAACAACGGTATGCTTTACTCAACAACACAGGTTATTGACTCATATGTTCTGAACGCTATCTTCAGTAGTTCGAACTTCGGATTTGTAGCTGCAACATCCTTCTTCCAGTCGATTGTTGGACTGCTCCTGATGCTCTTTGCGAACACAACAGTCCGCAGAATAGCACCGGAAAATGCATTGTTCTGA
- a CDS encoding LacI family DNA-binding transcriptional regulator encodes MVSLKDISKACGVSVATVSKALNDHSDISQETKKHVREVAEKLGYRPNAAAQALKTNKTKNIGVLFVDEANSGLTHDYFNHVLDSFKRTAEENGYDITFINSGNKRLNNMSYLSHAIYRGFDGIVIACVDFSDPQVDELIKSEIPVVTIDHLFYNRTAIMSDNVNGINELATYVYEQGHRKIAYIHGKESGMESSVTKSRLSSFYKTLQDLGVEIPDEYVPAVPYRDTDAAYEATNKLLDLKDPPTCIFYPDDFAAFGGINAIRKKGLRIPEDVSVVGYDGIELARKISPILTTMVQDTEQIGSVAASKLIDLINNPKGTIVEQVVVKGNIERGESVARLASN; translated from the coding sequence ATGGTGTCATTAAAAGATATTTCTAAGGCTTGTGGAGTATCCGTTGCGACAGTATCCAAGGCACTTAACGATCATAGTGATATCAGCCAGGAGACCAAGAAACATGTCAGAGAGGTGGCTGAGAAGCTTGGATACAGACCAAACGCTGCAGCACAGGCTCTTAAGACGAACAAAACAAAAAATATTGGCGTCCTCTTTGTTGATGAAGCTAATAGCGGACTTACACATGACTATTTCAATCATGTTCTGGACAGCTTTAAACGCACAGCTGAGGAAAACGGCTATGACATAACTTTCATCAACAGTGGTAATAAGAGGCTGAACAACATGTCCTATTTATCACATGCGATTTACAGAGGTTTTGATGGGATCGTGATCGCCTGTGTGGATTTTTCAGATCCTCAGGTAGATGAACTTATAAAGAGTGAGATTCCGGTGGTTACAATTGACCACTTGTTTTACAACAGAACTGCAATAATGTCTGACAACGTCAATGGAATAAATGAGCTTGCCACTTATGTATATGAACAGGGCCACAGGAAAATAGCTTATATCCATGGTAAAGAGTCAGGAATGGAATCTTCGGTTACCAAGAGCAGACTTTCAAGCTTTTACAAGACACTTCAGGATCTTGGGGTAGAAATTCCGGATGAATATGTTCCGGCAGTTCCTTATAGAGATACAGATGCAGCTTATGAAGCGACCAATAAGCTTCTTGATTTAAAAGATCCGCCGACATGTATTTTTTACCCGGACGATTTTGCAGCATTTGGCGGAATAAATGCGATCAGGAAAAAAGGACTCAGAATACCTGAGGATGTATCCGTTGTTGGTTATGACGGAATAGAACTTGCCAGAAAGATAAGTCCTATTTTGACAACAATGGTACAGGATACAGAGCAGATCGGTTCAGTTGCTGCTTCTAAGCTGATTGATCTTATCAATAATCCTAAGGGGACAATCGTTGAACAGGTTGTAGTTAAAGGGAATATTGAGAGGGGAGAGTCAGTAGCTAGGTTAGCTAGTAATTAA